One Thiocapsa bogorovii DNA segment encodes these proteins:
- a CDS encoding ArsC family reductase: MVEVYGIPNCDTMKKARAWLDAHGVAYRFHDYKREGVDETRLRGWVEELGWEALVNRRGTTWRKLPEDVREGMDAEAAIRVMLETPSIIRRPVLDTGEVRHAGFSETDYERLLG; the protein is encoded by the coding sequence GTGGTCGAGGTCTACGGCATTCCCAACTGCGACACCATGAAGAAGGCCCGAGCCTGGCTGGACGCGCACGGTGTCGCCTACCGGTTCCACGATTACAAACGCGAGGGGGTCGACGAGACCCGACTACGAGGCTGGGTCGAGGAGCTGGGCTGGGAGGCGCTCGTCAACCGTCGGGGTACGACCTGGCGCAAACTGCCCGAGGACGTGCGCGAGGGCATGGACGCGGAAGCCGCGATCCGGGTCATGCTCGAGACCCCGTCGATCATTCGTCGACCGGTGCTCGACACGGGCGAGGTCCGGCACGCGGGTTTTTCGGAAACCGATTACGAGAGGCTGCTCGGCTGA
- the dapE gene encoding succinyl-diaminopimelate desuccinylase: MSPTLELACELIRRPSVTPDDSGCQTLMAERLAALGFRIEDMPFGEVANLWARRGEEGPLFCFAGHTDVVPTGPIEQWDSAPFEPTIRDGRLFGRGASDMKGSLAAMITAVEAFVGDHPDHRGSIAFLITSDEEGPSVDGTRRVVERLEQRGEKIDYALVGEPSARERLGDTIKNGRRGSLNGVLRVQGKQGHVAYPHLAKNPFHACVDALAALCAEVWDQGNDHFPPTSFQIANLNMGTGAENVIPGRLEAQFNLRFSTELAPETIQARVRSILDAGDFDYQLDWRLSGNPFLTPAGELVAASRASIAAVTGIQTQLSTSGGTSDGRFIGPTGAQVVELGPVNASIHQVNECVGVAELDDLSEIYRGILERLLAPA; encoded by the coding sequence ATGTCCCCGACCTTGGAGCTGGCGTGCGAGCTGATCCGCCGCCCTTCCGTCACGCCCGACGACTCGGGCTGTCAGACCCTCATGGCCGAGCGGCTGGCCGCGCTCGGTTTTCGCATCGAAGACATGCCCTTCGGGGAGGTCGCGAACCTCTGGGCCCGACGCGGCGAGGAAGGCCCGCTTTTCTGCTTCGCCGGCCATACGGACGTGGTCCCCACCGGCCCGATCGAGCAATGGGACTCGGCCCCGTTCGAGCCGACCATCCGCGACGGGCGGCTCTTCGGGCGTGGCGCCAGCGACATGAAAGGCTCGCTCGCCGCCATGATCACCGCGGTGGAGGCCTTTGTGGGCGATCATCCCGACCATCGTGGATCCATCGCTTTCCTGATCACGAGCGACGAGGAAGGGCCCTCAGTCGACGGGACCCGCCGTGTCGTGGAGCGGCTGGAGCAGCGCGGCGAGAAGATCGACTATGCCTTGGTCGGCGAGCCCTCGGCGCGCGAGCGTCTCGGCGACACCATCAAGAACGGTCGACGCGGGAGCCTGAACGGCGTCCTGCGGGTGCAGGGCAAACAGGGCCACGTCGCCTATCCGCACCTGGCCAAGAACCCCTTCCACGCCTGCGTCGATGCACTCGCAGCACTCTGCGCCGAGGTCTGGGACCAGGGCAACGATCACTTCCCGCCCACCAGCTTTCAGATCGCCAACCTGAACATGGGCACGGGCGCGGAGAACGTGATCCCGGGCCGACTCGAGGCCCAGTTCAACCTGCGCTTCTCCACCGAGTTGGCCCCGGAGACCATCCAGGCACGCGTGCGCTCGATCCTGGACGCCGGTGATTTCGACTACCAGCTCGACTGGCGGCTCTCGGGAAACCCCTTCCTGACGCCGGCCGGCGAGCTGGTGGCCGCCTCCCGCGCGTCGATCGCGGCGGTCACCGGCATCCAGACCCAGCTCTCCACGAGCGGCGGCACCTCCGACGGGCGCTTCATCGGACCCACCGGCGCTCAAGTCGTCGAGCTGGGTCCGGTCAACGCCAGCATCCATCAGGTCAACGAGTGCGTCGGAGTCGCAGAGCTGGACGATCTCTCCGAGATCTATCGAGGTATCCTCGAACGCCTGTTGGCTCCGGCCTGA